Part of the Allofrancisella frigidaquae genome is shown below.
TTAAAATAACCATAACCACATATAATAAATGCCATGCCTAAAAAAAGTAAGCTTTCGCCATCTATCCCTATTATAATATGACCACAAGACATTAAAATAGCACCTATAACTACAGTACGTTTAAACCCTAAAAATTTATCGGCTAAAACCCCACCAAAAATAGGGGTCAAGTATACTAGTGCTACAAAAGATCCATATATAGAGTAAGACATATTATCTGTAAGTAGTAGTTTTTTAGTCAGATAAAGGATCAAAAGAGCTCTCATTCCATAAAAGCTAAAATACTCCCACATATATATAGCCATTATATACCAGAGTGCTTTGGGGTGTTTAGATGAAATATTTTGCATGTGTAGGTACTTTTTTAAAAAAATAATTATAAAGTTTATACAAAAAAACTTACTGAAAAAAGTTATTTTTTAACTATTTCCATTATTGATTTAATTTAATGCCTAAGTTAGGAGTATTAAATCAGCTGAGAAATGTTTAAAAGCTTATTTCGTAATCATTTGATTAACTTTCAAACTCATCTATAAATTTCTGAGCCGCATCAATTCTCTCTTTACACAGCTTATAGCTCTTTGATGCTTGTTCAAGTATGGATGCTAATTCATCAAGTAATGCTGGAGTATCTTGACTATCCTGTAATTTTTCATTTATCTGTTCTAAGATTTCGTAGTTTTTTGCAAATTTTTTACTCTGTGTTGCCATCTTTTTTTACCTCTACATTAACTCTGCCATCATGGTAAATAACCTCAAAATCTATTTGGCTTTGAGCTTGCTCTTTGGTTGTTATATATTTGCCATCCATAGCCTTTGTAAGGCTAAATCCTCGTTTTAATGTCGATTGTATTGATAAGGATAATATTTGCTTATACAAATATTCGCTAGATTTGTTATAAAAGCTTAAATAATGCTTGGAGTTTTGTACAGACTGATTATAGTACTCATCTATTTTATAGCCATAATATTTAATGGAATTTTTAGTATTTGAAACTAATGTTTTGTATTGAGTATCAAGTGACTGACTATATAGTTTAATCACCCCTTTTGACGTAGCTAAAGTATTTTTATAATTGTGGTGTACTGTTTGTTCTATATACTGCAAATAATGGTTTAGCTTTGTTCTCAAACTAATGTATAAAGTATCTAATTCACTATTTTTTTGTTTTGCCAAGGCTCTTGTAATCCCGACTATAGAATCATAGTTGTATTTTGCTTGAGTTGCATTATCAATTATAGATCTAGTAATAAAATTAATAACCTTTGATGGTGTGTCAAACCGTTTAGTACAAATATCATCTAAAACTGTGCTATCTCGTTCATGTCCTATACCAACCATTACAGGTAATGTGCTATTACATACATTTTCTGCTAATAAAATGTTATTAAACCAATCTAGATCTGCTTGAGAACCACCGCCACGGATAAGTACTATAGTGTCATATTTATTAGAATTATTTGTTATTTCATCAAAAGCTTTAGATACGCTAACAGCACAATCCTTACCTTGCATTTTTGCTTCATAAATATCAAACTCACATAACTTCAAACTTTGTAACTTATCGGCTTCTTCAAAAAAATCTCCCTTACCTGCCGCTGTCAGACTAGTTATAACAGCTATATTTGTAAAATCTTTTGGTAATTGAAGTTTTTTATTTTTATCTAAAATACCCTTTTTTGCTAGTTGCTCTAAGATTTCTAATTTACGAGCTTGCCTATCTCCTAAAGTATAGCTTGGATCTATATCAATAATATTTAAGCTAAGCCCAAAACTTATATGGTAGCTAACAGCAACTTTCAGCAGTACCTTCATATCAGGTCTTAATAGTTCACCAGTTACAGCACTAAATTTGTTAT
Proteins encoded:
- the xseA gene encoding exodeoxyribonuclease VII large subunit — translated: MQESLKLSEFLELIKSTIEISFGHDGFWVVAELSEWRASGKHYYGELIEHDGVSKYPVAKIRCNCWANIAGYVNNKFSAVTGELLRPDMKVLLKVAVSYHISFGLSLNIIDIDPSYTLGDRQARKLEILEQLAKKGILDKNKKLQLPKDFTNIAVITSLTAAGKGDFFEEADKLQSLKLCEFDIYEAKMQGKDCAVSVSKAFDEITNNSNKYDTIVLIRGGGSQADLDWFNNILLAENVCNSTLPVMVGIGHERDSTVLDDICTKRFDTPSKVINFITRSIIDNATQAKYNYDSIVGITRALAKQKNSELDTLYISLRTKLNHYLQYIEQTVHHNYKNTLATSKGVIKLYSQSLDTQYKTLVSNTKNSIKYYGYKIDEYYNQSVQNSKHYLSFYNKSSEYLYKQILSLSIQSTLKRGFSLTKAMDGKYITTKEQAQSQIDFEVIYHDGRVNVEVKKDGNTE
- the xseB gene encoding exodeoxyribonuclease VII small subunit gives rise to the protein MATQSKKFAKNYEILEQINEKLQDSQDTPALLDELASILEQASKSYKLCKERIDAAQKFIDEFES